The Stenotrophomonas maltophilia genome includes a region encoding these proteins:
- a CDS encoding chemotaxis protein CheA codes for MSMDLQRFHATFFEESREGLDAMEAGLLALESGQQDAEIINSVFRAAHSIKGGAGTFGFDAIAGLTHVLETLLDELRAGKRALEGHAVDAMLSSVDVLRALLREAEHGQAADPAAVAAVKARLEAVLSGQAAPSAPAAAAAKVDDTPEAWQIGFTPAPSLFMSGNDPLRIIRELEHLGSLQVAARMERLPGFAQLDPLEAHLAWDLGLVGKVPRSKIEDTFAWVLDDCELDIRPAAPPSLATQAPVAASPSTPAAVVPAAPAAPAAPAAQEAETSIRVSVDKVDALINLVGELVITQAMLKQVSHALDPVHAESLFAGLDQLERNTRDLQEAVIGVRMLPVDAVFRRFPRLVRDLSSRLGKQVRLRTVGEGTELDKGLIEKIADPLVHLVRNSIDHGLEMPDVRRGAGKDETGTITLAASHQGGHIVIEVSDDGRGLDRAKILAKATERGLAVPDNPTDSQVWDLIFQPGFSTADAVTDLSGRGVGMDVVRRNIQALGGEVQIESSLGTGTRTLIRLPLTLAILDGMTVAVAGETLILPLAYVLEALQPQAEDIRSMAGEGRVLRVRGEYLPILSLSEYYGYGNRAPGSESLVVVVEGDGQKIALEVDELVGQQQVVVKNIENNYRRIGGVSGATILGDGRVALIVDIGGLVRSLRMPQAA; via the coding sequence ATGAGCATGGACCTGCAACGCTTCCACGCCACCTTCTTCGAGGAGAGCCGCGAAGGCCTCGACGCGATGGAGGCTGGCCTGCTGGCCCTGGAATCGGGGCAGCAGGACGCGGAGATCATCAATTCGGTGTTCCGCGCCGCCCACTCGATCAAGGGCGGCGCCGGCACCTTCGGCTTCGATGCCATCGCCGGCCTGACCCACGTGCTGGAAACGCTGCTCGATGAGCTGCGTGCCGGCAAGCGCGCCCTGGAAGGCCATGCCGTCGATGCCATGCTGTCCTCGGTGGATGTGCTGCGCGCCCTGCTGCGCGAAGCCGAACATGGCCAGGCCGCAGACCCCGCTGCGGTCGCCGCAGTGAAGGCGCGCCTCGAAGCCGTTCTCTCCGGCCAGGCCGCACCGAGCGCGCCGGCCGCTGCCGCCGCCAAGGTGGACGATACGCCGGAAGCCTGGCAGATCGGGTTCACCCCGGCACCCTCGCTGTTCATGAGCGGCAACGACCCGTTGCGCATCATCCGCGAACTGGAACACCTCGGCTCGCTGCAGGTGGCCGCGCGCATGGAACGCCTGCCGGGCTTCGCCCAGCTCGACCCGCTCGAGGCCCACCTGGCGTGGGACCTGGGCCTGGTCGGCAAGGTGCCGCGCAGCAAGATCGAAGACACCTTCGCCTGGGTGCTGGACGACTGCGAGCTGGACATCCGTCCGGCAGCGCCGCCGAGCCTGGCAACCCAGGCCCCCGTTGCTGCATCCCCTTCCACACCTGCTGCCGTCGTGCCGGCAGCGCCTGCTGCGCCTGCTGCGCCTGCCGCCCAGGAAGCCGAAACGTCGATCCGCGTCAGCGTCGACAAGGTCGATGCGCTGATCAACCTGGTCGGCGAACTGGTCATCACCCAGGCCATGCTCAAGCAGGTCTCGCACGCGCTGGACCCGGTCCACGCCGAGAGCCTGTTCGCCGGCCTGGACCAGCTGGAACGCAACACCCGCGACCTGCAGGAAGCGGTGATCGGCGTTCGCATGCTGCCGGTCGACGCGGTGTTCCGCCGCTTCCCGCGCCTGGTCCGCGACCTGTCCAGCCGCCTCGGCAAGCAGGTGCGCCTGCGCACCGTCGGCGAGGGCACCGAGCTGGACAAGGGGCTGATCGAGAAGATCGCCGATCCACTGGTGCACCTGGTGCGCAACTCGATCGACCACGGCCTGGAAATGCCCGACGTGCGTCGCGGCGCAGGCAAGGACGAAACCGGCACGATCACCCTGGCCGCTTCGCACCAGGGCGGCCATATCGTCATCGAAGTGAGCGACGACGGCCGCGGCCTGGATCGCGCCAAGATCCTGGCCAAGGCCACCGAACGCGGCCTGGCCGTACCGGACAACCCGACCGATTCGCAGGTCTGGGACCTGATCTTCCAGCCAGGCTTCTCCACTGCCGATGCGGTCACCGACCTGTCCGGGCGTGGCGTCGGCATGGACGTGGTTCGCCGCAACATCCAGGCACTGGGCGGCGAGGTCCAGATCGAAAGCAGCCTGGGTACTGGCACCCGCACGCTGATCCGCCTGCCGCTGACCCTGGCCATCCTCGACGGCATGACCGTGGCCGTTGCCGGCGAAACCCTGATCCTGCCGCTGGCCTATGTGCTTGAGGCGTTGCAGCCGCAGGCCGAGGACATCCGCAGCATGGCCGGCGAAGGCCGCGTGCTGCGCGTACGTGGCGAGTACCTGCCGATCCTCTCGCTGAGCGAGTACTACGGCTACGGCAACCGTGCGCCGGGCAGTGAATCGCTGGTGGTCGTGGTCGAAGGCGATGGCCAGAAGATCGCACTGGAAGTGGATGAACTGGTCGGCCAGCAGCAGGTGGTGGTGAAGAACATCGAGAACAACTACCGCCGCATCGGCGGGGTGTCCGGTGCCACCATCCTTGGCGACGGCCGCGTCGCGTTGATCGTCGACATCGGCGGACTGGTGCGCTCGTTGCGGATGCCGCAGGCCGCCTGA
- a CDS encoding response regulator: MSARILVVDDSASMRQMVSFALTSAGFAVEEAEDGAVALGRAKGQRFNAVVTDVNMPNMDGIALIRELRQLPDYKFTPLLMLTTESAADKKSEGKAAGATGWLVKPFNPEQLVATVQKVLG; this comes from the coding sequence ATGAGCGCACGTATCTTGGTGGTGGACGATTCGGCGTCGATGCGCCAGATGGTTTCCTTCGCCCTCACCTCGGCCGGTTTCGCCGTCGAAGAAGCCGAAGACGGCGCGGTCGCGCTCGGTCGCGCCAAGGGCCAGCGCTTCAACGCGGTGGTCACCGACGTCAACATGCCGAACATGGACGGCATCGCGCTGATCCGCGAACTGCGCCAGCTGCCGGACTACAAGTTCACCCCGCTGCTGATGCTGACCACCGAATCGGCCGCCGACAAGAAGTCCGAAGGCAAGGCCGCCGGTGCCACCGGTTGGCTGGTCAAGCCGTTCAATCCGGAACAGCTGGTCGCCACCGTGCAGAAAGTGCTGGGCTGA
- a CDS encoding STAS domain-containing protein encodes MSTVELGEDLGIESSTELKNRLAPLVAQAGELTLDASQVARIHTAAVQVLCAFVQARREAGLGTGFHGCTATFRDAARLLGVTQALGLDVTHDNLKSVENAA; translated from the coding sequence ATGAGCACTGTCGAACTGGGTGAGGATCTCGGCATCGAGAGCAGCACCGAGCTCAAGAACCGCCTCGCCCCGCTGGTGGCGCAGGCAGGCGAGCTGACCCTGGATGCAAGCCAGGTCGCCCGCATCCACACGGCCGCCGTGCAGGTGCTGTGTGCATTCGTGCAGGCCCGCCGCGAGGCAGGCCTGGGCACCGGCTTCCACGGTTGCACCGCAACCTTCCGTGACGCCGCACGCCTGCTGGGCGTCACCCAGGCCCTGGGCCTGGACGTAACCCATGACAACCTGAAATCTGTGGAGAACGCTGCATGA
- a CDS encoding chemotaxis protein CheW encodes MNSTGVLDDYLDELLGEAIAPAAVVLPTPDSAAPAPDSTSEPEREPTWDDLPAEVIYETDTVAAGPAVDNAALEAAFEAATTAEREPTWDDLPPEVIYETDTVAAAPAQDEAALEAAFEAAAMPVAAPEREPTRDDLPDEVIHETAPAKTGPEPTWDDLPDEVIYETDAADSHQLAHTDSPGLQAAFEAAAGGEDVPTPPPAVVAPPAPRPAPAPAPAARAAAAPPPRVALDAPATNRPGTWQELQAQAHQPASSPHPQNRRAGERTSRWLRLRCGTQAYALELLKVQEVVLPVPLLPLRGTAPAMLGIMNLRGQVVPVMDLGLHLGAAAAEDDAQTRIVVLEEDGETIGLRVSTVEDVANLTDSQIEPPDTARICQISNDLFRGVARVSQRPMILLDATRLLS; translated from the coding sequence ATGAACAGCACCGGCGTACTGGACGACTACCTGGACGAACTGCTGGGCGAAGCGATCGCCCCGGCGGCCGTCGTGCTGCCAACGCCGGACAGCGCCGCCCCGGCTCCGGACAGCACATCGGAACCGGAACGCGAGCCGACCTGGGATGACCTGCCGGCCGAGGTGATCTACGAAACCGACACCGTTGCCGCGGGGCCTGCCGTGGACAACGCCGCGCTCGAAGCCGCCTTCGAGGCGGCCACAACGGCCGAGCGCGAACCCACCTGGGACGATCTGCCCCCCGAAGTGATCTATGAGACGGACACTGTTGCCGCTGCCCCGGCACAGGACGAGGCAGCACTGGAAGCCGCCTTCGAGGCCGCCGCAATGCCGGTCGCCGCTCCCGAGCGCGAACCGACCAGGGATGACCTGCCTGACGAGGTGATCCACGAGACGGCCCCGGCCAAGACCGGCCCGGAGCCCACCTGGGACGACCTGCCCGACGAAGTGATCTACGAGACCGACGCGGCCGACAGCCATCAGCTCGCCCACACTGACAGCCCCGGTCTGCAGGCTGCGTTCGAAGCCGCTGCTGGTGGCGAGGATGTCCCCACGCCGCCACCGGCCGTGGTTGCGCCCCCGGCACCGCGCCCTGCACCCGCGCCCGCCCCGGCCGCGCGTGCTGCCGCCGCGCCGCCGCCCCGCGTTGCCCTGGATGCCCCGGCCACCAACCGTCCCGGTACCTGGCAGGAGCTGCAGGCGCAGGCGCACCAGCCCGCCAGCAGCCCGCACCCGCAGAACCGCCGCGCCGGCGAGCGCACCTCGCGCTGGCTGCGCCTGCGCTGCGGGACCCAGGCCTATGCGCTGGAACTGCTGAAAGTGCAGGAAGTGGTGTTGCCGGTGCCACTGCTGCCGTTGCGTGGCACGGCACCGGCGATGCTCGGGATCATGAACCTGCGTGGCCAGGTGGTGCCGGTGATGGACCTCGGCCTGCACCTCGGCGCCGCAGCGGCAGAAGACGATGCCCAGACCCGCATCGTGGTGCTGGAAGAGGACGGCGAGACCATCGGCCTGCGCGTGTCGACAGTGGAAGATGTCGCCAACCTCACCGATTCACAGATCGAACCCCCGGATACCGCCCGCATCTGCCAGATCTCCAATGATCTGTTCCGCGGCGTCGCCCGGGTCAGCCAGCGCCCGATGATCCTGCTGGACGCCACACGGCTGTTGAGTTGA
- a CDS encoding ParA family protein encodes MRIWAVANQKGGVGKTTTTLALGRGLAALGHRVLLIDLDPHASLSRAFGVPVDPPPAGVLELFGAPPADLSSLCHASSIHGLDYVCAQSALATLERRSANQPGLGLALQNALARHQGQHDYILLDCAPTLGLLMINALAAADRLIIPTQAEPLALHGLDGMVRTGEMVERSRRRPLPISILPTLFDRRTRAGNESLRTMQDRQGTRVWEDAIPIDTRISNAAGLTLPSVGEDYPGRGLAAYRRALNWILGEDARALEQAA; translated from the coding sequence ATGCGCATCTGGGCAGTCGCCAACCAGAAGGGCGGAGTCGGCAAGACCACCACCACCCTCGCCCTCGGCCGCGGCCTGGCCGCACTTGGCCATCGCGTGCTGCTGATCGACCTCGATCCGCATGCCTCGCTCAGCCGCGCCTTCGGCGTGCCGGTGGATCCGCCACCGGCGGGCGTGCTGGAACTGTTCGGCGCCCCGCCGGCCGATCTTTCCAGCCTGTGCCATGCCAGCAGCATCCACGGCCTGGACTACGTCTGCGCGCAGTCGGCGCTGGCCACGCTGGAGCGCCGCAGCGCCAACCAGCCCGGCCTCGGCCTGGCCCTGCAGAACGCACTGGCGCGTCACCAGGGCCAGCACGACTACATACTGCTGGACTGTGCCCCCACCCTTGGCCTGTTGATGATCAACGCGCTGGCCGCTGCCGACCGCCTGATCATTCCCACCCAGGCAGAGCCGCTGGCCCTGCATGGCCTGGACGGCATGGTCCGCACCGGCGAGATGGTCGAGCGCTCGCGCCGCCGCCCGCTGCCGATCTCGATCCTGCCGACCCTGTTCGACCGCCGCACCCGCGCCGGCAACGAGTCGCTGCGCACGATGCAGGATCGCCAGGGCACCCGCGTGTGGGAAGACGCCATTCCGATCGACACCCGCATCAGCAATGCCGCAGGCCTGACCCTGCCCAGCGTTGGTGAGGACTACCCGGGCCGCGGCCTGGCCGCCTATCGCCGCGCACTGAACTGGATCCTCGGTGAGGATGCCCGTGCCTTGGAGCAGGCCGCATGA
- the motD gene encoding flagellar motor protein MotD: protein MARRKHHEEHANHEAWAIPYADLMTLLLAFFVVMYAISSVNEGKYRIMADALTDAFGGAPRTINPVQVGNKQVQGGGWDSPSVIKSGTKIGPSAPAPSHDPTLLPSMASQMRMPVSVHNQEQIARAERQLNSIADRLTAALAPLIDRGMISVRRTELWIEVEINSDILFPTGSAALDVHARQTLASLAEVLRDVPNSVRVEGHTDNVPIATATFPSNWELSAGRAASVVHLFADQGVQPSRLAMVGYGQFRPREENDSAQGRNRNRRVMVIILADTSHSVDPLGQRLNAATGAVDDNTTEQAAATPATAPTSPIAPVKLPPVPAGSRVGAAVPPAMKE, encoded by the coding sequence ATGGCCCGCCGCAAGCACCACGAAGAGCACGCCAACCATGAAGCATGGGCGATCCCCTATGCCGACCTGATGACGTTGCTGCTCGCCTTCTTCGTGGTCATGTACGCGATCTCCTCGGTCAACGAGGGCAAGTACCGGATCATGGCCGACGCGCTCACCGATGCCTTCGGCGGCGCACCGCGCACCATCAATCCGGTGCAGGTGGGTAACAAGCAGGTGCAGGGTGGCGGCTGGGACAGCCCCTCGGTGATCAAGTCCGGCACCAAGATCGGCCCCTCCGCCCCCGCGCCGTCGCACGACCCGACCCTGCTGCCGTCGATGGCCTCGCAGATGCGCATGCCGGTCTCCGTGCACAACCAGGAACAGATCGCGCGTGCCGAGCGCCAGCTCAACAGCATCGCCGACCGCCTCACCGCGGCACTGGCGCCGCTGATCGACCGCGGCATGATCAGCGTGCGCCGCACCGAGTTGTGGATCGAAGTGGAGATCAACAGCGACATCCTGTTCCCCACCGGCTCGGCCGCGCTGGACGTGCATGCACGGCAGACGCTGGCCAGCCTGGCCGAGGTGCTGCGCGACGTGCCCAACAGCGTGCGCGTGGAAGGCCATACCGACAACGTGCCGATCGCCACCGCCACCTTCCCTTCGAACTGGGAACTGTCGGCCGGACGCGCCGCCAGCGTGGTGCACCTGTTCGCCGACCAGGGCGTGCAGCCATCACGGCTGGCGATGGTTGGCTATGGCCAGTTCCGTCCGCGCGAAGAGAACGACAGCGCGCAGGGGCGCAACCGCAACCGCCGGGTGATGGTCATCATCCTGGCCGACACCTCGCACTCGGTGGATCCGCTTGGCCAGCGCCTCAATGCGGCCACCGGCGCCGTCGACGACAACACCACCGAACAGGCCGCCGCAACTCCGGCTACCGCCCCCACCTCCCCCATCGCACCGGTGAAGTTGCCGCCGGTGCCGGCTGGCAGCCGCGTCGGCGCCGCCGTTCCCCCGGCAATGAAGGAGTAA
- a CDS encoding flagellar motor protein — MDRLSLIGLFLALASLVGGSILKGAGLASLWSPAAFVIVIVGTVAAILLHTSPAVFKHAFKIVRWVVRPPHSDRRELIQQIVEWSNIARRQGLLGLESQVEAQQDPFLRKGLQLLVDGVEPESMRHMLEIELGSQEHQDQAGAKVFEAMGIYAPTLGIIGAVLGLIAVMKNLADPSKLGHGIAAAFTATIYGIASANLLFLPIAAKLKSVISHNTRDREMVIEGLISIAQGENPRNIETNLSGFLH, encoded by the coding sequence ATGGATAGACTCAGCCTCATTGGACTCTTTCTCGCCCTGGCCTCGCTGGTCGGTGGCAGCATCCTCAAGGGCGCCGGCCTGGCGTCGCTGTGGTCGCCTGCGGCGTTCGTGATCGTCATCGTCGGTACCGTTGCCGCGATCCTGCTTCACACCTCGCCGGCGGTGTTCAAGCATGCGTTCAAGATCGTGCGCTGGGTCGTGCGCCCGCCGCACAGCGATCGCCGCGAACTGATCCAGCAGATCGTCGAGTGGAGCAACATCGCCCGCCGCCAGGGCCTGCTGGGCCTGGAATCGCAGGTGGAAGCGCAGCAGGACCCGTTCCTGCGCAAGGGCCTGCAGCTGCTGGTGGACGGCGTTGAACCCGAATCGATGCGTCACATGCTGGAGATCGAACTGGGCAGCCAGGAGCACCAGGACCAGGCCGGTGCCAAGGTCTTCGAAGCGATGGGCATCTACGCGCCCACGCTCGGCATCATCGGTGCCGTTCTCGGCCTGATCGCGGTGATGAAGAACCTGGCCGACCCGAGCAAACTCGGCCACGGCATCGCCGCCGCGTTCACCGCCACCATCTACGGCATCGCCTCGGCCAATCTGCTGTTCCTGCCGATCGCCGCCAAGCTCAAGAGCGTGATCTCGCACAACACCCGCGACCGCGAAATGGTCATTGAAGGCCTGATTTCGATCGCCCAGGGCGAGAACCCGCGCAACATCGAAACCAACCTCTCCGGCTTCCTGCACTGA
- a CDS encoding chemotaxis protein CheA: protein MSAVSDDITADFIIEAQEILDRLGEQLVSLEQAPQDTEQLNAVFRGYHTLKGGAGFLGVTAMVELCHAAEEALGIARAGQAVLQAHHFDAAQQSLDYLQSMLDAVSSGTEPGYAPPDLITQFDMNGGTAAPVAAAAPAAGGSDLITDDEFEALLDQLHGGNAPTAVAPTRKTDDGLISEDEFEALLDQLHGGAAPGAKPAATVAAAPAAAPRPAPVPAPAAKPAAKPMAEAEHTVRVDTKRLDAIVNLIGELVLSRNRLKTLRARLRDEELDRAVSTLDIATARLQSAVMRTRMQPVGKVFSRFPKVARDVARSLKKEVDLELVGAETELDRNLVEALADPLVHLVRNAIDHGVEMPDLREAQGKPRMGHVRLSAQQEGDYVSIEVQDDGAGIDPEKLRAKAREKGLIDPEAAARLSSEECLHLVFLPGFSTKQQVTDISGRGVGMDVVQSRIRELSGQIQIQSELGRGSRFLIRVPLTLAILPTLLVQAGEDVYALPLARVMEVLHAPRTSLGWFDGRAVLDRRSHTLPLVDLRQWLDVTPAASTLLTIVVLQAGEARFGLVVDQVRGREEVVIKPLPKALRGLRGYAGATLIGDGRMALILDVDGIR, encoded by the coding sequence ATGAGCGCGGTATCCGACGACATCACTGCCGATTTCATCATCGAGGCACAGGAAATCCTGGATCGCCTGGGCGAACAGCTGGTGTCGCTGGAGCAGGCACCGCAGGACACCGAGCAGCTCAACGCGGTGTTCCGTGGATACCACACGCTCAAGGGCGGTGCCGGCTTCCTTGGCGTCACCGCGATGGTCGAACTGTGCCACGCCGCTGAAGAGGCCCTGGGCATCGCGCGTGCCGGGCAGGCGGTGCTGCAGGCCCACCACTTCGACGCCGCCCAGCAATCGCTGGACTACCTGCAGTCGATGCTGGACGCCGTGTCCTCCGGCACCGAGCCAGGCTATGCGCCGCCGGACCTGATCACGCAGTTCGACATGAACGGTGGCACTGCCGCGCCGGTCGCTGCGGCCGCCCCTGCGGCAGGTGGCAGCGACCTGATCACCGACGACGAATTCGAGGCCCTGCTCGACCAGCTGCATGGCGGCAACGCACCGACCGCGGTCGCGCCGACCAGGAAGACCGACGACGGCCTGATCAGCGAAGACGAGTTCGAAGCGCTGCTGGACCAGCTGCACGGCGGCGCTGCGCCAGGCGCGAAGCCTGCTGCCACCGTCGCGGCGGCGCCTGCCGCTGCACCGCGCCCAGCGCCCGTACCGGCGCCCGCCGCCAAGCCGGCGGCCAAGCCGATGGCCGAGGCCGAGCACACCGTGCGCGTGGACACCAAGCGCCTGGATGCGATCGTCAACCTGATCGGCGAACTGGTGCTTTCCCGCAACCGCCTGAAGACCCTGCGTGCACGCCTGCGCGACGAGGAGCTGGACCGCGCCGTATCGACGCTGGACATCGCCACTGCCCGCCTGCAGTCGGCGGTGATGCGTACCCGCATGCAGCCGGTGGGCAAGGTGTTCTCGCGCTTCCCCAAGGTCGCCCGCGACGTCGCCCGCTCGCTGAAGAAGGAAGTGGACCTGGAGCTGGTCGGCGCCGAAACCGAACTCGACCGCAACCTGGTCGAAGCACTGGCCGATCCGCTGGTGCACCTGGTCCGCAACGCCATCGACCATGGCGTGGAAATGCCCGACCTGCGCGAAGCACAAGGCAAGCCGCGGATGGGCCATGTACGCCTGTCGGCGCAGCAGGAAGGCGACTACGTCAGCATCGAGGTGCAGGACGATGGCGCCGGCATCGACCCGGAGAAGCTGCGCGCGAAGGCGCGTGAGAAAGGCCTGATCGATCCGGAAGCCGCCGCCCGCCTGAGCAGCGAGGAATGCCTGCACCTGGTGTTCCTGCCCGGCTTCTCGACCAAGCAGCAGGTCACCGACATCTCCGGCCGTGGCGTCGGCATGGACGTGGTGCAGTCGCGCATCCGCGAACTGAGCGGCCAGATCCAGATCCAGTCGGAACTGGGTCGTGGCAGCCGCTTCCTGATCCGCGTGCCGCTCACCCTCGCGATCCTGCCGACCCTGCTGGTGCAGGCCGGCGAGGACGTCTACGCGCTACCGCTGGCACGCGTGATGGAAGTGCTGCACGCGCCGCGCACCTCGCTGGGCTGGTTCGATGGCCGCGCCGTGCTTGATCGCCGCTCGCACACCCTGCCGCTGGTCGACCTGCGCCAGTGGCTGGATGTGACGCCGGCCGCGTCAACCCTGCTGACCATCGTGGTGCTGCAGGCCGGCGAAGCGCGCTTCGGCCTGGTCGTGGACCAGGTGCGCGGGCGCGAGGAAGTGGTCATCAAGCCACTGCCAAAAGCCCTGCGCGGCCTGCGCGGTTATGCCGGTGCAACGTTGATCGGCGATGGTCGCATGGCACTGATCCTGGACGTGGACGGCATACGCTGA
- a CDS encoding protein phosphatase CheZ, with translation MDTTVDKSALALRLQEALDALESGDEAAWRQRIDGLVALRTQPMMSGLSRLARELGQALGELPTVPSEAGELDDACARLDHVVAMTEQATHRTLDLAEECRSLTEQLRAEGLQPGQDAQLERIRHNLTEIALTQSYQDLTGQIIRRVVGIVRRVHEGFGALGLPPEQHRTDPELAGPALKGLDRHAVSQNDADDLLSDLGL, from the coding sequence ATGGATACCACGGTCGACAAGAGCGCCCTCGCCCTGCGCCTGCAGGAAGCCCTGGACGCACTCGAGTCCGGTGACGAGGCCGCCTGGCGGCAGCGCATCGACGGACTGGTCGCGCTGCGAACGCAGCCGATGATGAGCGGCCTCTCGCGGCTGGCCCGCGAGCTGGGGCAGGCACTGGGTGAGCTGCCGACCGTGCCCAGCGAGGCCGGTGAGCTGGACGACGCCTGCGCACGCCTGGACCACGTGGTGGCCATGACCGAACAGGCCACGCACCGTACCCTGGACCTGGCCGAGGAATGCCGCAGCCTGACTGAACAGCTGCGTGCTGAAGGCCTGCAGCCGGGCCAGGACGCGCAGCTCGAGCGCATCCGCCACAACCTGACCGAGATCGCCCTGACCCAGAGCTACCAGGACCTGACCGGGCAGATCATCCGTCGCGTGGTCGGCATCGTCCGCCGCGTGCACGAGGGCTTCGGCGCACTCGGCCTGCCGCCGGAACAGCATCGCACCGACCCGGAACTGGCCGGGCCGGCACTGAAGGGACTGGACCGCCACGCGGTCTCGCAGAACGACGCCGACGACCTGTTGTCGGATCTGGGGCTGTAA
- the cheY gene encoding chemotaxis response regulator CheY — protein MNKNMRILIVDDFSTMRRIVKNLLGDLGFTNTAEAEDGHAALSLLQSQPFDFVVTDWNMPVMTGIELLKAIRADAKLKTLPVLMVTAEAKREQIIEAAQNGVNGYIIKPFTAQTLEEKLGKIFERLAASA, from the coding sequence TTGAACAAGAACATGCGCATCCTGATCGTCGATGACTTCTCGACCATGCGTCGGATCGTCAAGAACCTGCTGGGCGATCTGGGCTTCACCAATACCGCCGAAGCCGAGGACGGGCATGCCGCGCTGTCGCTGCTGCAGAGCCAGCCGTTCGATTTCGTGGTCACCGACTGGAACATGCCGGTGATGACCGGCATCGAGCTGCTGAAGGCGATCCGTGCCGATGCCAAGCTGAAGACCCTGCCAGTGCTGATGGTCACCGCCGAAGCCAAGCGCGAACAGATCATCGAAGCCGCCCAGAACGGCGTGAACGGCTACATCATCAAGCCGTTCACTGCGCAGACGCTGGAAGAGAAGCTCGGCAAGATCTTCGAACGCCTGGCGGCCAGCGCCTGA
- a CDS encoding RNA polymerase sigma factor FliA, giving the protein MKGAAQYREVQRSAANEVIAQHSDLVRRIAHHLAARLPASVEVDDLIQAGMMGLIEASRSYDADQGASFETYASIRIRGSMIDEIRRGDWVPRSVHRRARDAAATIRRLEQSSGRAASATEVAAAMEMPLPEYLRLMEDAARGQVLSLESRIEDQGELDTVAQGGPTPQQVLERGEFGRELGKAIGHLPEREQLVLSLYYEQELNLKEIGAVLGVSESRVCQIHGQAVLRLRGRLKIFEAADAGLEE; this is encoded by the coding sequence ATGAAAGGCGCAGCCCAGTACAGGGAAGTCCAGCGCTCGGCGGCCAACGAGGTCATCGCCCAGCATTCGGACCTGGTGCGGCGCATCGCCCACCACCTGGCCGCGCGGTTGCCGGCCAGCGTTGAAGTGGACGACCTGATCCAGGCCGGCATGATGGGCCTGATCGAAGCGTCGCGCAGCTACGACGCCGACCAGGGCGCCTCGTTCGAGACCTATGCCTCGATCCGCATCCGGGGTTCGATGATCGACGAGATCCGCCGTGGCGACTGGGTGCCGCGCTCCGTGCACCGCCGTGCACGCGATGCCGCCGCCACCATCCGCCGCCTGGAACAGAGCAGCGGCCGCGCCGCCAGCGCCACCGAAGTGGCCGCCGCGATGGAGATGCCGCTGCCCGAATACCTGCGGTTGATGGAAGACGCCGCACGTGGCCAGGTGCTGAGCCTGGAGTCGCGCATCGAGGACCAGGGCGAGCTGGACACCGTCGCCCAGGGCGGCCCGACCCCGCAGCAGGTACTGGAGCGTGGTGAGTTCGGCCGCGAGCTGGGCAAGGCCATCGGCCACCTGCCCGAGCGCGAACAGCTGGTGCTCTCGCTCTACTACGAGCAGGAACTGAACCTGAAGGAGATCGGCGCAGTGCTCGGCGTGAGCGAGTCGCGGGTCTGCCAGATCCACGGCCAGGCGGTGCTGCGCCTGCGTGGCCGGCTCAAGATTTTCGAGGCGGCGGACGCCGGCCTGGAAGAATGA